The Chryseobacterium glaciei DNA window TCTGCTTTCTTGTTTAATAAACTTTCCACGCCTAACCTTGATGCGTATTCTTCCATAATCGGAATGAATTTTTTTCGATCCTGATTAAAAACACGCAGCAAAATATTCTCAGAAATCGTAAGATCTTTAATCAATCTCACGTCCTGAAATAATAAGCTTACGCCATCTTTTCTGTTTTCTACAATCTTCTCAAGATGAAGATTTTTTACAATCTGCTGATCGTATTTTATATTGCCTTCATACTGAAAATGCGTTCCGAGAATAGCTGTCGCCAAAGTAGATTTTCCACTCCCAGAGGGCGCAACAATAAGGAATTTCTTTCCCTTCTGGAAAATAATGTTCTTTTTCCAGATCTGTGACTGTTCCAAATCTTTGGGAGTGAAATATTTAGGAGAAATATTTTCTAAAACAATATTATCCATTCATTATCAAATAATACAATGCGTTTTCGTCTTTTTTGTCTAAAGTAAATACCGTTTTAGAAACCATGTTTCCAGCGTCTTCTTTAGTTTCGTTCACCATATCAATGATCTTCACCGCAGGTTTTTCTTTCGTATTGTACTCTTTTCCATCTGACCAAGAATAAGCCGTAACACCTGATTTTTTGTCAAGTTTAGCATTCTTCCCAGCTTTTTTATTTTGAAACTGATAAATTGCGTTGTTGTCTTCAGAGAAAATGACTTGATTATCAGTAATCATATACTTTTTACTTTGACCAAGAGGACCTGCCAATAAAGAAGTAAGATCAGCCTTTTTCTTAGGATTAAAGCCTAATACAACCGCGTTGTTTGATCTGTAATAATCCATAGAATCAGATGGAAGAGATTTGAAATCTACAAATGCATAATCTCCCGTGAAAGTAGAAGTAATGTCTTCCAAAGTTTTGTCGGTTGAAGATAAATAATGATTGATAGTAGCTTCAAAACCAGCTTCTTTAATCAGATATTTCATAA harbors:
- a CDS encoding ATP-binding cassette domain-containing protein, producing the protein MDNIVLENISPKYFTPKDLEQSQIWKKNIIFQKGKKFLIVAPSGSGKSTLATAILGTHFQYEGNIKYDQQIVKNLHLEKIVENRKDGVSLLFQDVRLIKDLTISENILLRVFNQDRKKFIPIMEEYASRLGVESLLNKKAENCSYGERQRSAIVRSLVNPTDFLIYDECFSHLDMENKKIAFSLINEVSQKSESSVLFFELNEFPFEHDYQILHL